In one window of Microtus ochrogaster isolate Prairie Vole_2 unplaced genomic scaffold, MicOch1.0 UNK56, whole genome shotgun sequence DNA:
- the LOC101992745 gene encoding olfactory receptor 5AN1-like has translation MIGGGNITKITQFILLGFSDFPRITALLFVIFLTLYITALTWNLSLVVLIRMDAHLHTPMYFFLSKLSFIDLCYITSTVPKLLSNFFQEKQTISFVGCLLQYFLVSTMGLSESCLMTAMAYDRYVAICNPLLYSSIMSPSLCAFMVMGSYTAGLISSLSQICVLLQLHFCGPNVIKHFFCDMPQLLNLSCTDTFFAHILLFLLTMFFGLTNALPIMISYGYIVSSILKITSAKGRSKAFNTCASHLTAVSLFYSSGIFVYLHSSSGGSSSFDRFASVFYTVVIPMLNPLIYSLRNQEIKDAMKRLQKKIICCLGHR, from the coding sequence ATGATTGGGGGAGGAAATATTACCAAGATCACTCAGTTCATCCTCCTGGGATTCTCAGATTTCCCCCGAATCACAGCACTGCTCTTTGTGATATTCCTCACACTTTACATTACAGCGCTCACCTGGAACCTGTCCCTTGTTGTTTTAATAAGGATGGATGcccacctccacacacccatgtatttcttcctcagTAAGCTGTCCTTTATAGACCTCTGCTACATCACCTCTACAGTCCCTAAATTGCTTTCCAACTTCTTCCAGGAAAAGCAAACGATCAGTTTTGTAGGTTGCTTACTTCAATACTTTCTCGTTTCCACTATGGGGTTAAGTGAATCTTGCCTCATGACAGCAATGGCCTATGACAGGTATGTTGCCATTTGTAACCCACTGCTCTATTCATCAATCATGTCACCATCTCTATGTGCTTTCATGGTGATGGGAAGCTACACAGCAGGACTCATAAGTTCTTTATCTCAGATATGTGTCTTGCTGCAGCTCCACTTCTGTGGACCTAATGTCATCAAACATTTCTTCTGTGACATGCCCCAGCTGTTAAATCTCTCCTGTACTGACACTTTCTTTGCACACATTCTGCTTTTCTTATTGACAATGTTTTTTGGGCTTACAAATGCCTTACCCATCATGATATCCTATGGCTATATTGTCTCGTCCATACTGAAGATCACTTCAGCTAAGGGCAGGTCTAAGGCATTCAACACCTGTGCCTCTCACCTGACAGCTGTTTCCCTATTCTATAGTTCTGGTATCTTTGTCTATTTGCATTCCAGCTCTGGTGGCTCCTCCAGTTTCGACAGATTTGCATCTGTCTTCTACACTGTGGTGATCCCCATGTTGAACCCTTTGATATACAGTCTGAGGAACCAGGAAATCAAAGATGCTATGAAGAGGTTGCAGAAAAAGATAATCTGCTGCCTAGGTCACagataa
- the LOC101993027 gene encoding olfactory receptor 5AN1-like — MEAMTERKNITEITKFILLGFSDFPQITVLLFVIFLTIYITTLTWNLSLFVLIRLDAHLHTPMYFFLSNLSFIDICYITTTIPNMLSNFFQKEQYISFVGCIVQYFIFSTMGLSESCLMTAMAYDRYAAICNPLLYSSIMSPTLCARMAMGSYTAGLIGSLSQVCALLQLHFCGPNVIRHFFCDMPQLLNLSCTDTSYAQVVLAIATILFGPTNGLAIMVSYGYIFLSIMKITSAKGRSKALNTCASHLTAVFLFYTSSAFVYLSSSSGGSSSLHRFASVFYTVMTPLLNPLVYSLRNKEIRDAIKRLQRKMKCF; from the coding sequence CTTTGTTATATTCCTCACAATTTACATTACAACGCTCACCTGGaacctctctctctttgttttaatAAGGTTGGATGcccacctccacacacccatgtatttcttcctcagTAATCTGTCCTTTATAGACATTTGCTACATAACCACAACGATCCCCAATATGCTTTCCAACTTCTTTCAGAAAGAGCAATATATCAGCTTTGTGGGCTGCATTGTTCAATACTTTATCTTTTCCACGATGGGACTGAGCGAATCTTGCCTCATGACAGCCATGGCCTATGACAGGTATGCTGCCATTTGTAACCCACTGCTCTATTCATCAATCATGTCACCCACCCTGTGTGCTCGCATGGCAATGGGAAGCTACACAGCAGGGCTCATAGGTTCTTTATCTCAGGTATGTGCCTTGCTGCAGCTGCACTTCTGTGGACCTAATGTCATCAGACATTTCTTCTGTGACATGCCCCAGCTGTTAAATCTCTCCTGCACTGACACTTCCTATGCACAGGTCGTACTTGCCATAGCAACAATATTGTTTGGGCCTACAAATGGCTTAGCCATCATGGTATCTTATGGCTATATCTTCTTGTCCATCATGAAGATCACTTCAGCTAAGGGCAGGTCCAAGGCACTCAACACCTGTGCTTCCCACCTGACAGCTGTTTTCCTATTCTACACCTCCAGTGCCTTTGTCTACCTGAGTTCCAGCTCTGGTGGCTCCTCCAGCTTACATAGATTTGCATCTGTCTTCTACACTGTGATGACGCCATTGTTGAACCCTTTGGTTTATAGTCTGAGGAACAAGGAAATCAGAGATGCTATAAAGAGGTTACAGAGGAAGATGAAATGCTTCTAA